One stretch of Halobiforma lacisalsi AJ5 DNA includes these proteins:
- a CDS encoding DUF2808 domain-containing protein has product MTNLKRVATLFMTAMLALSVVGVAFTGGAAAITAPTVTATDDGTGATTDHTISTDYDNTDSPSLQEIQIDYEAGDVSGLGADDVTVSIAGTDETVSAVEAADDTTLTVTLDATVTLSDTDTIEVTLSGVENPHNAGSYDVGVELFDDTGTSVDSDAGTDALSIVVGDTPSVTSNSALSEGATVSNYNGSSTAAETLEVEAYTDNLEATIMSADGHEIGTVSDVTVVSQADSSTDTPGTYEIDISHADLRGLDVGINENADFQVAVANNDADAPANEFTSTLENGDEVSQIHIFDAESDARADYTNNSVTVFDRTIWDRTDAEIDPAPDVSSNTDEIYVSSSDENVSDEIDAAIPDDAESGDRLAYMMNSDLDGSITYVFYDEPGEKIDGNSVDAAEDDYIVLNDEGPHVVNLADDTVADDSTVDMTMAANDLPSPGDLREDLDYSLTQSFGVLTYGIPLLGATLLVSRRRIGE; this is encoded by the coding sequence ATGACGAACCTCAAACGAGTTGCAACGCTGTTCATGACGGCCATGCTGGCCCTTTCGGTGGTCGGCGTGGCCTTCACGGGCGGCGCGGCAGCGATCACGGCACCGACAGTGACGGCAACCGACGACGGTACCGGCGCGACGACTGACCATACGATCTCGACCGACTACGACAACACGGATTCACCGAGCCTGCAAGAGATCCAGATCGACTACGAGGCCGGTGACGTCTCGGGCCTGGGGGCCGATGACGTGACGGTCTCGATTGCGGGCACCGACGAGACCGTTAGCGCGGTCGAGGCCGCCGACGACACGACGTTGACGGTGACGCTCGATGCAACCGTCACCCTGAGTGACACCGACACGATCGAGGTCACGCTCTCGGGCGTCGAGAACCCGCACAACGCGGGCAGCTACGACGTCGGCGTCGAACTGTTCGACGACACCGGCACGTCGGTCGACAGTGACGCGGGGACGGACGCTCTGTCGATCGTCGTCGGCGACACGCCGTCGGTCACGTCGAACTCCGCGCTCAGTGAAGGCGCGACGGTGTCGAACTACAACGGCTCGAGCACGGCCGCCGAAACGCTCGAGGTCGAAGCCTACACGGACAATCTCGAGGCCACGATCATGTCCGCTGACGGCCACGAGATCGGCACGGTCTCGGACGTGACGGTCGTCTCGCAGGCTGACTCGAGTACCGACACGCCCGGCACCTACGAGATCGACATCTCGCACGCCGACCTCCGCGGACTCGACGTCGGGATCAACGAGAACGCCGACTTCCAGGTCGCCGTCGCGAACAACGACGCCGACGCGCCGGCCAACGAGTTCACCAGCACGCTCGAGAACGGCGACGAAGTCTCGCAGATCCACATCTTCGACGCCGAGAGCGACGCTCGCGCCGACTACACGAACAATTCGGTCACCGTCTTCGATCGGACGATTTGGGACCGCACCGACGCCGAAATCGATCCCGCACCGGACGTCTCGAGCAACACGGACGAGATCTATGTCTCGAGTTCCGACGAGAACGTCAGCGACGAGATCGACGCGGCGATCCCCGACGACGCCGAGTCGGGCGACCGCCTCGCGTACATGATGAACAGTGACCTCGACGGGTCGATCACGTACGTCTTCTACGACGAGCCCGGTGAGAAAATTGACGGGAACAGCGTCGACGCCGCCGAGGACGACTACATCGTGCTCAACGACGAGGGGCCACACGTCGTCAACCTCGCCGACGACACGGTTGCGGACGACAGCACGGTCGACATGACGATGGCTGCGAACGACCTGCCGAGTCCGGGCGACCTGCGTGAGGACCTCGATTACAGCCTGACGCAGTCGTTCGGCGTGCTGACCTACGGCATCCCGCTGCTCGGAGCGACACTGCTCGTCTCGCGCCGCCGAATTGGCGAGTAA
- a CDS encoding S8 family peptidase — MQRRTFLTTVGATAAATTTPAVLGGLAVGSPEAFTPATLESDVDVDTFRDGYPGFVLRYEDADHRESLEEWLETTETASIHRDLSGVNMLAVSMSWSDAGRSTTFGIDRYSGGLTDLDYLEYAAPDAFLDRPDVLEPADLAAQGDVDHDLGLFDRLSLTTALGTDPTPDDDGLAFDEDAPEATLREARRLVRADDDFLAGVDTSSVTVAVIDTGADDRALFEDADGTNRFHPESTDFTGGEDETVDANGPRAVADGDGHGSWVAAAIASNHDDPAYQGFAPDAEILVAKSLADDGSGSVADIVAGVELAVDAGADVACLSLGSPQWSEPLADALADAWDAGVFPAVAVGNDRYATTFVAHPSSVDEAVGVNATNVPESGDRDDTQIAYFGNVGPAPGTQDLSEGASEGARPQLAAPGMNVTADPFGTLSGTSMAAPMVTGAAAVLAGVGHDNETILERLTKYAYPVPNFGTTEAEHGLLDVQAALEGTDYEDDQEAVRDDDAKARDAFNEALAATRGRTIAGFLG; from the coding sequence ATGCAACGACGCACATTCCTCACGACGGTTGGAGCTACAGCAGCCGCAACCACGACGCCCGCCGTCCTCGGCGGCCTCGCCGTGGGGTCGCCGGAGGCGTTCACGCCGGCCACCCTCGAGAGCGACGTCGACGTGGACACGTTCCGTGACGGCTATCCCGGGTTCGTCCTTCGGTACGAGGACGCCGACCACCGCGAGTCACTCGAGGAGTGGCTCGAGACCACCGAGACGGCCAGCATCCACCGGGACCTCTCGGGAGTCAACATGCTCGCCGTGAGCATGTCGTGGTCGGACGCGGGCCGATCGACGACGTTCGGGATCGACCGCTACAGCGGCGGGCTCACCGATCTCGACTACCTCGAGTACGCCGCGCCCGACGCGTTCCTCGATCGACCGGACGTGCTCGAGCCTGCCGACCTCGCGGCGCAAGGCGACGTCGACCACGATCTCGGACTGTTCGATCGCCTGTCGCTGACGACCGCGCTCGGCACCGACCCGACGCCCGATGACGACGGCCTCGCGTTCGACGAGGACGCGCCGGAAGCGACGCTCCGGGAGGCCCGCCGACTCGTCCGCGCCGACGACGATTTCCTCGCGGGCGTGGACACCTCGAGCGTCACGGTCGCCGTGATCGACACCGGAGCGGACGATCGGGCGCTGTTCGAGGACGCGGACGGGACCAACCGGTTCCACCCCGAGTCGACTGATTTCACCGGCGGGGAAGACGAGACCGTCGATGCGAACGGCCCGCGGGCGGTTGCCGACGGCGACGGTCACGGGAGCTGGGTCGCGGCGGCGATCGCCTCGAACCACGACGATCCGGCCTACCAGGGCTTCGCGCCGGACGCCGAGATCCTAGTCGCCAAATCACTGGCCGACGACGGCTCGGGGTCGGTAGCCGATATCGTCGCCGGGGTCGAACTCGCCGTCGACGCGGGCGCGGACGTGGCCTGCCTCTCTTTGGGCTCGCCCCAGTGGTCTGAGCCGCTGGCCGACGCGCTGGCCGACGCCTGGGACGCGGGCGTGTTCCCCGCCGTGGCGGTCGGGAATGACCGCTACGCGACCACGTTCGTGGCTCATCCGTCATCTGTTGACGAGGCCGTCGGCGTCAACGCGACGAACGTCCCCGAGAGCGGCGACCGTGATGACACACAGATCGCCTATTTCGGTAACGTCGGCCCCGCACCCGGCACCCAAGACCTCTCGGAGGGCGCGTCGGAGGGCGCGAGGCCGCAACTGGCCGCGCCGGGGATGAACGTCACCGCCGATCCGTTCGGCACACTGAGCGGAACGAGCATGGCCGCGCCGATGGTTACTGGCGCGGCGGCTGTCCTCGCAGGCGTCGGGCACGACAACGAGACGATCCTCGAGCGGCTGACCAAGTACGCCTACCCGGTGCCAAATTTCGGGACGACCGAGGCCGAACACGGCTTGCTGGACGTCCAGGCCGCACTCGAGGGCACCGACTACGAGGATGATCAAGAAGCCGTCCGCGACGACGACGCAAAGGCTCGCGACGCGTTCAACGAGGCGCTGGCGGCCACACGCGGCCGGACAATCGCCGGGTTCCTCGGGTGA
- a CDS encoding FG-GAP repeat domain-containing protein, whose protein sequence is MTWDFTRNTIQSGQAYDGMVMADMTNDGNLDIVVGGDESGYVFWYENPGDPSGTWSEYEIDYQSTGEIEGTEAGDIDGDEIVEVFSLNQNDGVLTIYKPSGGDPTDEASWESTILDDNAPYLQDAYICDLTGDGEENDLIYTHDGSQADEGALRWLEFTGSDPMDPSDWALHELVQQEGAHGLVRDQLDVSRNGRGDLVFSARTGWNSDADGGLWWVEKPSDPYDTPWTDHQIGPLGKRKGITNADLSGHGEPLDILCDNLIDQPGENAGDGMGFYRYPGPSDVTDPNAWLEVEVDSGSNWRNVAAHDWKGSPRDQLITLEGSEDQFYLWEYDEDTGTWVDSLQGSIGKADDNIWFVDLDGDGDAEMVTAGESNENEVAWWDVQYPEPSYVASLMTTPTTVSTSPLTLSSQDDWQDYESKDDQIEITDGGIVRRVFEETGGIVDDFETANLDSYSVGTSYWELETSEVVEGDQALTASSPEYRLISRPGDGLQNYPSPGDVYSVKTYTGSSRPTICYGVDANDNDHYGIFFKSADGVIRISRYDSGARTDIVDTAASVNINTWYDVEIAWGSDGSHEITVYELDADGNRADQIFAEAIQDSTYPTDGTDPGIGFYSENSDSSLVFDHARITEGMK, encoded by the coding sequence ATGACGTGGGATTTCACTCGAAACACGATTCAAAGCGGTCAAGCATATGACGGCATGGTCATGGCAGACATGACCAACGACGGAAACCTCGATATTGTTGTTGGTGGCGACGAGTCGGGGTACGTTTTCTGGTACGAAAATCCAGGCGATCCGTCCGGTACATGGAGCGAGTATGAAATTGATTATCAGAGTACTGGCGAAATCGAAGGCACCGAAGCAGGTGATATCGACGGGGACGAAATTGTGGAAGTATTTTCTCTTAATCAAAATGATGGGGTTCTGACGATCTATAAACCGTCGGGCGGTGATCCGACCGATGAAGCCAGTTGGGAATCGACAATTCTCGACGATAATGCACCATACCTCCAGGATGCGTATATCTGCGATCTGACTGGCGACGGTGAAGAAAACGACCTAATCTACACACACGACGGATCACAGGCCGATGAGGGGGCTCTCAGATGGCTCGAGTTTACTGGAAGCGACCCGATGGACCCCTCTGATTGGGCGCTGCATGAACTCGTCCAACAGGAGGGGGCACATGGTCTCGTTCGAGACCAACTCGACGTATCTAGGAATGGTCGCGGTGATCTCGTGTTTTCTGCCCGAACTGGATGGAACAGTGATGCAGACGGTGGGCTGTGGTGGGTCGAAAAACCATCTGACCCGTATGACACCCCGTGGACTGACCATCAAATAGGTCCGCTTGGAAAACGGAAAGGGATAACAAATGCGGATCTGTCAGGGCACGGCGAGCCGCTTGACATTCTGTGTGATAACCTGATCGATCAACCCGGGGAAAATGCTGGCGATGGGATGGGCTTCTACCGCTACCCTGGCCCGTCGGATGTAACCGACCCAAATGCATGGCTCGAGGTTGAAGTCGATTCTGGAAGCAACTGGCGCAACGTAGCCGCTCACGATTGGAAGGGGTCGCCTCGAGATCAGCTAATTACGCTGGAGGGATCGGAGGATCAGTTCTACCTCTGGGAATATGATGAAGATACTGGGACTTGGGTCGATTCCCTCCAGGGTTCAATTGGAAAGGCGGACGACAATATCTGGTTTGTCGATCTTGACGGCGATGGCGACGCCGAGATGGTCACAGCTGGCGAGTCGAACGAAAATGAAGTTGCGTGGTGGGATGTCCAGTATCCTGAGCCGAGCTACGTGGCGTCACTAATGACGACTCCTACTACGGTATCCACCTCTCCGTTAACGCTGTCTTCACAAGATGATTGGCAGGACTATGAGAGCAAAGATGATCAAATAGAGATCACTGATGGAGGTATTGTCAGACGTGTATTCGAAGAGACTGGAGGTATAGTTGATGACTTCGAAACGGCCAACCTCGATAGCTACTCTGTTGGGACTAGCTATTGGGAACTCGAAACTTCAGAAGTCGTCGAAGGCGACCAAGCTCTCACTGCATCGTCCCCAGAATATCGGCTTATCTCACGCCCTGGCGACGGTCTTCAAAACTATCCCTCTCCGGGCGACGTGTATTCCGTAAAGACCTACACAGGAAGTTCTCGGCCGACTATTTGCTACGGTGTTGATGCCAACGACAACGATCATTACGGAATTTTCTTCAAATCTGCTGATGGCGTCATTCGAATCTCTCGGTATGATTCTGGTGCCCGGACTGATATCGTTGATACAGCAGCGTCTGTCAATATCAATACTTGGTATGACGTCGAGATCGCGTGGGGGTCCGATGGTAGCCATGAGATAACGGTCTACGAACTTGACGCGGATGGAAACAGAGCTGATCAAATATTCGCGGAGGCTATCCAAGATAGTACGTATCCGACAGACGGGACTGATCCGGGAATTGGCTTTTACTCAGAAAATTCGGATTCTAGTCTCGTTTTTGATCATGCGCGGATCACGGAGGGGATGAAGTAA
- a CDS encoding RNA-guided endonuclease TnpB family protein: MVTTTVTTTFHNPSRDRRREWQRATHLYRDTKQFCINGWESDRFGMNVTTASIDNPLYSAIQNQAIREAKSDYKKDGIVEYHASQPFAVNNQNWEIDRTENGSVVVGFPCISGWWYTPIDVYDDIADDVARLVDGEADKSRLQVYRRGDDWFCTFTVEYDAETGEETAIGVDIGHNHLLAADAETGESMLVSGHEAKYVRRKYRSLRESLQEAGALRARNRVGNKEERRIRDLNHKASRRLIDWAKQFENPVVKIEDLEGIREGSDWRGVHSWHFHQLQEFIVYKAEQAGIRVEQVDPFETSQRCSACGAEGSRDGDYFSCSDCDRGRHADLNAAENIRQREGEPCTAQHFG; this comes from the coding sequence GTGGTCACGACGACCGTCACCACGACGTTCCACAACCCATCCCGCGACCGCCGCAGGGAGTGGCAACGCGCCACCCACTTGTACCGCGACACCAAGCAATTCTGCATCAATGGGTGGGAATCCGACAGGTTTGGGATGAACGTGACCACGGCCAGCATCGATAATCCACTCTACTCAGCCATCCAGAACCAGGCCATCCGCGAAGCCAAGTCTGACTACAAAAAGGACGGCATCGTGGAATACCACGCCAGCCAGCCGTTCGCGGTCAACAACCAGAACTGGGAGATTGACCGCACCGAGAACGGTTCCGTTGTCGTTGGGTTCCCCTGTATCTCAGGTTGGTGGTACACGCCTATCGACGTGTACGACGACATAGCCGACGACGTAGCCCGGCTCGTGGACGGTGAAGCCGACAAGTCCCGATTGCAGGTGTACCGCCGAGGAGACGACTGGTTCTGTACGTTCACCGTCGAGTACGACGCCGAGACAGGCGAGGAGACGGCAATCGGCGTGGACATCGGCCACAACCACCTGCTCGCCGCCGACGCTGAAACGGGCGAGTCGATGCTGGTGTCCGGTCATGAGGCGAAATACGTCCGCCGCAAATATCGTTCCCTACGCGAGTCGCTTCAAGAAGCGGGTGCGCTTCGCGCACGGAACCGCGTGGGTAACAAAGAGGAGCGGCGGATTCGCGATCTCAACCACAAAGCCTCCCGTCGCCTCATCGATTGGGCCAAACAGTTCGAGAATCCCGTGGTGAAAATCGAGGACTTGGAAGGTATCAGAGAGGGAAGCGACTGGCGTGGCGTTCACTCGTGGCACTTCCATCAGTTGCAGGAGTTCATCGTCTACAAGGCCGAGCAAGCCGGGATTCGCGTCGAACAAGTTGACCCGTTCGAGACGAGTCAACGCTGTTCGGCCTGCGGTGCTGAAGGGTCGCGTGACGGCGACTACTTCTCGTGTTCCGACTGCGACCGTGGCCGCCACGCCGACCTGAACGCCGCCGAGAACATCCGTCAACGGGAGGGAGAACCATGCACGGCGCAGCACTTCGGGTGA
- a CDS encoding PadR family transcriptional regulator — MYDLTGFQRDLLYTIAGQDEPHGLALKEELEDYYEGEIHHGRLYPNLDTLVDKGLVEKGQADRRTNIYMVTRRGRRELEARREWENQYVGELLDSGG, encoded by the coding sequence ATGTACGATCTCACTGGCTTTCAGCGCGACCTGCTGTACACGATCGCTGGGCAAGACGAACCACACGGACTCGCGCTCAAAGAAGAACTCGAGGACTACTACGAAGGCGAGATCCACCACGGGCGGCTCTACCCGAACCTCGACACCCTTGTCGACAAAGGCCTTGTCGAAAAGGGGCAAGCCGATCGGCGGACGAACATCTACATGGTTACTCGGCGTGGTCGCCGAGAACTCGAGGCACGCCGAGAGTGGGAAAACCAGTACGTCGGTGAACTGCTCGATTCGGGCGGATAG
- a CDS encoding Cdc6/Cdc18 family protein, translating to MISDYEVLQPDVQPDREVVVHRDTEIDYLTGVLEPLTHGVAPGGAFLSGPPGVGKTLVTQLAVDDLEEEAGVATAWVNCFSTHSRRTVLKRILATFENRTTLEYRSVATDDFVPQIRAAIDKPTVLVLDEADQLDDMQVVQELYGTSDLTLILISNEPWAECGAENPQLNSRMTSLQEICFESYTDAQLVSILEQRRQVGVKRGVVNDAVLEYIARESDSDARQAIALLYHTVRNAQLNNRDVTPTLVDRSKGDARSHVTRSRLSALSREQRLALEVLAESGPVTSGTLYDAYEGASDDPVTDRALRDWLSKFEKYELVTNTGPEHVPKYEVREIVLEELGISA from the coding sequence ATGATCAGTGACTACGAGGTCCTCCAACCCGACGTCCAACCCGATCGGGAGGTCGTCGTTCATCGGGACACCGAAATTGACTACCTGACCGGCGTCCTCGAACCGTTGACCCACGGTGTCGCGCCGGGCGGGGCTTTCCTCTCCGGGCCACCAGGTGTGGGGAAGACGCTCGTCACGCAACTCGCTGTCGACGACCTTGAGGAGGAAGCGGGTGTCGCGACCGCGTGGGTCAACTGTTTCTCGACACACTCGCGGCGGACCGTCCTGAAGCGTATCCTCGCGACGTTCGAGAATCGGACCACTCTCGAGTATCGATCGGTCGCAACCGACGATTTCGTGCCACAGATTCGAGCGGCGATCGATAAGCCGACGGTCCTGGTGCTGGACGAGGCAGACCAGCTCGATGATATGCAGGTCGTCCAAGAATTGTACGGCACCTCCGATCTGACGCTAATTCTCATTTCGAATGAGCCGTGGGCCGAATGTGGAGCAGAGAACCCACAACTCAACTCGCGGATGACTTCACTGCAAGAAATTTGCTTCGAGAGCTACACCGACGCCCAGCTCGTCTCGATTCTCGAGCAGCGGCGGCAGGTCGGCGTCAAACGTGGCGTCGTCAACGATGCGGTTCTCGAATATATCGCTCGCGAGTCCGACAGTGACGCCCGGCAGGCGATCGCCCTGCTGTACCACACTGTTCGCAACGCGCAACTGAATAACCGCGACGTGACCCCGACGCTGGTCGATCGATCGAAAGGCGATGCCCGCAGTCACGTCACCCGATCGCGGCTGTCCGCGCTCTCTCGAGAGCAACGACTGGCACTCGAGGTGCTAGCAGAGAGTGGGCCGGTGACAAGCGGAACGCTGTACGACGCCTATGAGGGCGCTAGTGACGATCCGGTCACCGATCGCGCACTGCGAGACTGGCTCTCGAAGTTCGAAAAATACGAACTCGTGACCAATACCGGGCCGGAGCACGTACCCAAGTACGAGGTCCGGGAAATCGTCCTCGAGGAACTGGGGATATCCGCTTAG
- a CDS encoding site-specific integrase, giving the protein MYTASDILSIAAVGKSCAMRLRPLIGRSPAVYLDPDEYEQFLEVAKDQDERAYLGFRIAGECSPRVGRIVEIKRGDFVEPTDPDVEIILLKLTNTKDTSGDTEDGKARTTWVPRSLYEAIEQYCDRNDIGSDEPLFEIGAERLRGLIKAAGQEAADQFGIEAYKHITPQDGRRYYATTMLRRYDVKLEIVMDLGGWESRKAMKPYLDVYQPREIQDELARAGILEVDAPAPPRETELQRLHEEVRRLRKLVEADRKISKYDVNYREVAALDKDDWGQFKHWQEQLDDSDQKRVTDFLADTGLGAITTWARLGITQLRDEIRAVRYYGPRALEQARTEGDPVIASALFVPWLLAYGGLLNHLDALTIDPITGSVSVAPELVFVLVVGSCWIAYCSIGDLEVPTESSQ; this is encoded by the coding sequence TTGTACACAGCGTCTGACATACTTTCAATAGCGGCGGTTGGCAAATCCTGTGCAATGCGACTGCGCCCTCTGATAGGCCGTTCACCAGCGGTCTATCTCGATCCAGACGAGTACGAACAGTTCCTCGAGGTGGCAAAAGACCAGGATGAACGAGCCTACCTCGGCTTCCGCATTGCTGGTGAGTGTTCGCCCCGAGTCGGGCGGATCGTCGAAATCAAACGCGGGGACTTCGTCGAGCCGACTGACCCGGATGTCGAAATCATCCTGCTGAAACTGACGAACACGAAAGACACCAGCGGCGACACAGAGGACGGGAAAGCGCGGACGACGTGGGTCCCGCGCTCTCTGTACGAGGCCATCGAGCAGTACTGTGATCGAAATGATATTGGATCGGACGAGCCCCTTTTCGAGATCGGTGCTGAACGACTGCGGGGCCTCATCAAGGCTGCCGGGCAGGAGGCTGCCGACCAGTTCGGGATCGAGGCGTACAAACACATCACGCCACAGGATGGACGTCGCTACTACGCCACGACGATGTTGCGGCGGTACGACGTCAAACTCGAGATCGTAATGGACCTCGGCGGCTGGGAGAGTCGAAAGGCGATGAAACCCTATCTCGACGTCTACCAACCCCGAGAGATCCAGGACGAACTCGCACGCGCGGGGATCCTCGAGGTCGATGCGCCAGCCCCACCTCGGGAAACCGAGCTGCAGCGGCTCCACGAGGAAGTGCGCCGGCTGCGGAAGCTAGTCGAGGCCGACCGGAAGATCAGCAAGTACGACGTGAACTATCGGGAGGTCGCCGCACTCGATAAAGACGACTGGGGACAGTTCAAACACTGGCAGGAGCAGCTCGATGACAGTGATCAAAAACGAGTCACTGACTTTCTTGCGGACACGGGGCTTGGCGCGATCACAACGTGGGCCCGGCTTGGCATCACCCAACTTCGGGATGAGATCAGAGCTGTTCGATACTATGGGCCCCGTGCGCTCGAACAGGCACGAACGGAAGGCGATCCGGTGATCGCAAGCGCGCTGTTTGTACCCTGGCTACTCGCCTACGGGGGGTTGTTGAATCACCTGGATGCACTCACCATCGATCCGATTACGGGCAGCGTCTCGGTCGCGCCGGAGCTAGTATTTGTGCTGGTGGTGGGATCATGTTGGATCGCATACTGCAGTATCGGCGATCTCGAGGTGCCGACTGAATCGTCGCAGTAG
- the tnpA gene encoding IS200/IS605 family transposase, protein MPRGYSRERTSVHNLHYHFVWCPKYRKPVLTDEVADRLEQLIEEKADELNLDILRLAIQPDHVHLFITGDPKLAPNKIVQQVKGYTSRNLRDEFDFGLPSLWTRSYFVSSAGEVSSQTIEEYIEAQTGR, encoded by the coding sequence ATGCCACGCGGGTACAGTCGAGAGCGAACGTCGGTACACAACCTCCACTACCACTTCGTGTGGTGCCCGAAGTACCGCAAGCCGGTACTCACAGACGAGGTTGCCGACCGCCTCGAACAACTCATCGAGGAGAAAGCCGACGAACTCAACCTCGACATCCTCCGACTGGCAATCCAGCCCGACCACGTACACCTTTTCATCACGGGCGACCCGAAACTCGCCCCGAACAAAATCGTCCAACAGGTCAAGGGCTACACCTCGCGGAACCTCCGTGATGAGTTCGACTTCGGCCTCCCCTCGCTATGGACGCGCTCGTACTTCGTCTCCTCAGCAGGCGAGGTGTCGAGTCAGACCATCGAGGAGTACATCGAAGCACAGACTGGACGATAA
- a CDS encoding RNA-guided endonuclease InsQ/TnpB family protein has product MRREVTTTVRVKLHSLTERKTRFVEREYSAFQDAVHGDDDANLYSATKQQADKVRSNKNPREDTEQPVVLRNDCITIEHDEDTVLSSWWFKLPVYNPEKERGDSIWVPVRVPEKDTHLLTDEYIRDSELVHRDGEWYIHLVCKRSVAVSDEYDDVLAVDMGAKWIAVSTFLSDRDTQFHGAEVRRVREHYKQLRKSIGKAKVRSGAQVIERLGDKESRTVEHELHQVANELVARARERNAVIVFGDMTGLRFDNDKGRYVNDKTHKMPYAKMTNILTYKAHLDGRECVPVKEYDTSVTCWRCGSQNTSREVQGRVECHDCGLDDNGDKNGATNIGKRAVGKNIQSPLSTVGAVVAQPETQVVPKGTNGEMEPANSPDNVGLTLREGSPRL; this is encoded by the coding sequence ATGCGCCGAGAAGTCACCACCACGGTACGGGTCAAACTCCACTCACTCACCGAGCGGAAAACCCGATTCGTCGAACGCGAATACTCCGCGTTCCAAGACGCCGTTCACGGTGACGACGACGCGAACCTCTACTCCGCCACCAAGCAACAGGCGGACAAAGTCCGGTCGAACAAGAACCCGCGAGAGGACACCGAACAGCCTGTCGTCCTCCGCAACGACTGCATCACCATCGAACACGACGAGGACACGGTTCTCTCGTCGTGGTGGTTCAAACTCCCCGTCTACAACCCCGAGAAAGAACGCGGAGATAGCATCTGGGTTCCCGTCCGCGTCCCCGAGAAGGATACGCACCTGCTCACCGACGAGTACATCCGCGACTCGGAACTCGTCCACCGGGACGGTGAGTGGTATATCCATCTCGTCTGCAAGCGGTCTGTGGCCGTCTCAGACGAGTACGACGATGTTCTTGCTGTTGACATGGGTGCGAAGTGGATAGCCGTCAGCACGTTCCTCTCTGACCGCGACACGCAGTTCCACGGCGCGGAAGTCCGTCGCGTCCGTGAACACTACAAGCAACTCCGCAAGAGCATCGGGAAGGCGAAGGTTCGCTCGGGAGCGCAGGTCATCGAACGCCTCGGTGACAAGGAATCCCGAACGGTCGAACACGAACTGCACCAAGTGGCGAACGAACTCGTCGCTCGCGCCCGCGAACGCAACGCCGTCATCGTGTTCGGTGATATGACCGGGTTGCGCTTCGACAACGACAAGGGACGGTACGTGAATGACAAGACCCACAAGATGCCGTATGCGAAGATGACGAACATCCTCACGTACAAAGCCCACCTCGACGGACGAGAGTGCGTTCCGGTCAAGGAGTACGACACGTCCGTGACGTGTTGGCGGTGTGGGTCACAGAACACATCGCGGGAAGTACAGGGGCGTGTTGAATGCCACGACTGTGGACTGGACGACAACGGCGACAAGAATGGCGCGACGAACATCGGCAAACGAGCCGTCGGTAAGAACATTCAGAGTCCGCTATCGACGGTGGGGGCTGTTGTGGCTCAGCCCGAAACGCAGGTCGTACCCAAAGGAACCAATGGTGAGATGGAACCTGCGAACTCCCCAGACAACGTGGGCCTAACCCTCCGTGAGGGAAGCCCACGACTGTAG
- a CDS encoding DoxX family protein produces MSTTTRNKLESRYGGITLEGRPHALSAWFVVALRFVMGGMILFAGLGKVLDWPFDASGFLVHGVDPASPVSGLYAAMAANPALMEVINVVVPATQVLIGVALLAGAFVRLAALGGAIQMVLFYLGGWEGQWLALFDSTLIYAVAFLALGAFAAGRIAGLDRYIEGINVGGQPLLERFPRLRYVLG; encoded by the coding sequence ATGTCCACTACCACTCGAAATAAGCTCGAAAGCCGGTACGGAGGAATCACACTCGAAGGACGACCCCACGCGCTGAGCGCGTGGTTCGTCGTAGCGCTGCGGTTCGTAATGGGCGGAATGATCCTGTTTGCGGGCCTGGGGAAGGTCCTGGACTGGCCGTTCGACGCCAGCGGCTTTCTGGTCCACGGCGTCGACCCGGCAAGTCCCGTCAGCGGTCTCTACGCCGCGATGGCAGCCAACCCCGCGCTGATGGAGGTCATCAACGTCGTCGTGCCCGCAACGCAGGTGCTGATCGGCGTCGCGCTGCTCGCCGGCGCGTTCGTCCGCCTGGCAGCCCTGGGCGGGGCCATACAGATGGTCCTGTTCTACCTCGGCGGCTGGGAGGGACAGTGGCTCGCGCTGTTCGACTCGACGCTGATCTACGCCGTCGCGTTCCTCGCGCTCGGCGCCTTCGCAGCGGGCCGCATCGCCGGTCTCGACCGCTACATCGAAGGAATCAACGTCGGTGGCCAACCGCTCCTCGAGCGGTTCCCCAGGCTCCGGTACGTCCTGGGCTAA